A section of the Acanthochromis polyacanthus isolate Apoly-LR-REF ecotype Palm Island chromosome 1, KAUST_Apoly_ChrSc, whole genome shotgun sequence genome encodes:
- the lrtm2a gene encoding leucine-rich repeat and transmembrane domain-containing protein 2 has translation MPPHTHLPGGVGLPSTSAAIYLARPVLLCFLCLLAVLLPPASSCPPPCLCSSDSPVVDCGGRGLSSLPPLHLLPPGSRSLLLANNKLASLGASAFTNLSSLEELDLSNNYLDNLPAGLFRDMSNLTRLTLHNNSLTVMDRDLFQGLGGLQSLDLSLNGLSSVPLGLLDELQSLRWLSLAGNRLHGLERAAFEPLANLQHLELGHNPWECDCNLRDFKHWMEWLLYRGGKVDAVECTLPKDLRGRDIRGVPVEMFNYCLQLEDENGGGGGEGSRSGQGGGPPCSRNNLNPSGATPISDNSGSTADDSSSSTGGGGGGEAPSDCVRARYRPVSVRRAIGTVVIAGVVCGIVCIMMVAAAAYGCIYASLMAKYQRELKKRQPLMGDGEADGEDREEKQISSVA, from the exons tctTGCTCTGTTTCCTCTGCCTGCTGGCTGTGTTGCTGCCGCCGGCCTCCTCCTGCCCTCCTCCCTGCCTCTGCTCCTCAGACAGCCCGGTGGTGGACTGTGGAGGCCGGGGTCTCTCCTCCCTGCCTCCCCTGCACCTACTGCCTCCGGGGAGTCGCTCCCTCCTGTTAGCCAACAACAAGCTCGCCTCACTGGGAGCCTCTGCCTTCACTAACCTCTCCTCTCTGGAG gaGCTGGACCTGTCAAATAACTACCTGGATAATTTACCAGCTGGATTATTCAGAGACATGTCCAACCTGACAAGACTGACTCTGCACAACAACTCACTAACAGTAATGGACAGAGACCTCTTCCAG gGTTTGGGTGGGCTTCAGAGTCTGGACCTGTCACTGAACGGACTGTCCTCGGTTCCTCTTGGCCTGCTGGACGAGCTGCAGAGCCTCAG GTGGCTGTCCCTAGCGGGTAACAGGCTTCATGGTTTGGAGAGGGCAGCGTTTGAGCCACTGGCCAACCTGCAACACCTGGAACTGGGACACAACCCGTGGGAATGTGACTGCAACCTCCGCGACTTCAAACACTGGATGGAGTGGCTGCTGTACAGAG GGGGGAAGGTGGATGCAGTGGAGTGCACGCTACCGAAGGATCTGCGTGGGCGAGACATCCGCGGCGTTCCAGTGGAAATGTTCAACTACTGCCTCCAACTTGAGGATGAGAacggtggaggaggaggtgagggtTCTCGTTCTGGACAAGGTGGCGGCCCTCCCTGCAGCAGGAATAATCTGAATCCTAGCGGGGCGACACCGATTTCTGACAACAGCGGCAGCACTGCTGATGACTCCTCTTCGAGCACCGGAGGCGGTGGAGGCGGTGAGGCCCCGTCGGATTGTGTCAGAGCCCGCTACCGACCTGTGAGCGTGCGGCGCGCCATCGGCACGGTGGTGATTGCTGGCGTGGTGTGCGGCATTGTTTGCATCATGATGGTTGCAGCCGCCGCTTACGGCTGCATCTACGCCTCCCTGATGGCCAAATACCAGAGAGAGCTAAAGAAGAGGCAGCCACTGATGGGAGACGGAGAAGCTGATGGGGAGGACAGGGAGGAGAAACAGATCTCCTCTGTAGCCTAG